GCATCGCGAGGTAGGCCCAGTAGTACATGCCGGGCCACTTCTCCTTGCCCGCGAGGGCGAGCGGGGTGATCCCGGCGGACTTCAGCTTCCGCACGGCGTCGAGGAAGCCGCTCCAGGTGGTCGGGGGCGTGGTGATGCCGGCCTTCCGGAAGAGCGACTTGTTGTACCAGAAGCCGATCATGCCGATGTCGAACGGGATGCCGTACACCTTGCCGTCCAGCAGGTACGGCTGTCCGGCGACCGGCAGCAGGGTGTCGGCCCAGGGCTTGGTGCCGCTCGTGAGGTCCTCGACGAGCCCCGCGGCGACCTGCTGCTTCAGCACGCCGCCGCCCCAGGTGTGGAAGACGTCCGGCAGCTTCCCCGAGGCGGTCAGCGCGGTCATCTTGGACTTGTAGGCGTCGTTCTCGAGCTGGACGATCTTCAGCTTGACCTTGGGGTTGCGCGCCTCGAACTTCTTGGCGAGAGCGGCCCAGACGGTCTTGGTCGGCTGCGTGGTCGAGATGTTCCACCACTCGATCGTGGTCGTCCCCGAGGACGACCCCCCGTCCGAGTCGCCGCCGCAGCCGCTGAGCGCGGTCGCGCCGAGGCCGGCGGCGACGGATGCGGCCAGGAAGCCGCGTCGGGACAGTACAGGGTCGCCCATCATGCGCTCCTTCGAAACGTTCGGAGTTGCTTCGGAGATGCTTCGGAGAGGGTCTCGGCGAGAAGAGGAAGAAGGAAATCAGGGCCCACCGTCGACCACCGGACCGGTCGGCACGCTGAAATGGATCGAAACATTCGCTCTGAATCCCGAACGTTCCGAACGGCGACTCTAGGAAGGCGCGTGGGGAGCGTCAAGGTCTCGCGCACCGGCTCGCGGCTCGCAGTCGAACCAGTCGAAGGCCCCGCGGCCCTCCGCCTGCTACGTCCGCATTCACGCCCGTACGCCTGTACACCTCACAGGTCGTCGAAAGTTTCGAACCTGCCCCTCGAATCTCATGCACTTCGGGAGCACGGCTCCTTCGGATTCGTCTTCTCCGGCTGGTCGAATCCCGCGTTCGGGAGTGGGATGGAAGACGGGCCCCCGCGCGGCCTGACCCGGTCCGCGCGAGGGGACCACGGGCACCCGTGAGGAACGGTGGAGCCATGTCCCGTTACGACGCCTGGGCGACCCCCCGCGTGGTGGTCGGCGTGAGCGGCTCCCTGGGCAGCGTCACGGCCCTGCGCCGGGCCACCGCGCTGGCCCGGCGACTGGGGGCCGAGCTGTGGCCGGTGCTGGCCTGGGAGCCGCCTGGCGGCGATCCCGCCGCACACCACGGTCCGGCCGCCGACCTGCTGCTCGACGAGTGGCAGCGGCTGGCCAAGCAGCGGCTCGCCTCGGTGCTCGACGAGATCTTCGGCGAGGACGGACCGGGGGTCGCCATGCACGCGGCGATCGTGCGCGGCACACCCGGCAGGGCCCTGGTGGCGACCGCGGACCGGGAGGACGACGTGCTGGTGGTCGGCGCGGGCCGGCGGGGGCTGCAGCGGGCCTTCTCCGGCCGGGTCACCCGGCACTGCCTCACGCACGCGGTCTGCCCGGTCCTCGCGGTGCCGCCGTCGCCGCTGGAGTCGGACCTGGTCTCCGTCCACCGGCGCAACACCTGGCACCTGCGCATGGACACCCGGGACCTGTGAGGCCCGCCCGGCGCGCCCTTCCGCCGCCGCCCGGCCCCGCGTCCGGGGACCGTTCCCGCCCGCTGCGGCTGCGGCCCGGCCTCCGGCGGGGCAGCATGGAGGTGTCGTACGAGATGACGCTCGGTGTCCGCTCCACGAGGCCGCGGCCGCGCCTTCCCGATGCCACCGGGCGCGCCCACCGGCCGCCGGGCCTCCGCTTCTTGAGGTGTGCGCCGCTCCGGGCGGCCCTTTCTTAACGCAAGATTGACGCCCACGGGACCCGGATCCGTGGGCCCAGGCGTCACTCTCCGCTTACGCTGAAGCCGCCGTCCCTGTGATGGCCGAACCGCTGAGCCGCACACAGGAGCACGCCGATGGTCACGACCGAGCACCCTCCCAGCCGCCTGCGCGCCTGGATGCTGGAGGGCCTGTCCGACATGGGCAAGCACGGCGGCGTCACCGGACCCCACGCGGAGCCCGAGCCCCCGCACGAGGGCCAGCGCTGGTGGCGCGTGATGTGCCTGACCGGCGTCGATTACTTCTCCACGCTCGGTTACCAGCCCGGCATCGCGGCCCTCGCGGCCGGCCTGCTGTCACCGATCGCCACCATCGTGCTGGTCGTCGTCACCCTGGCGGGCGCCCTCCCGGTCTACCGCCGGGTGGCCGAGGAGAGCCCGCACGGCGAGGGTTCCATCGCCATGCTGGAGCGGCTGCTGTCGTTCTGGAAGGGCAAGCTGTTCGTCCTCACCCTGCTGGGCTTCGCGGCCACGGACTTCCTGATCACGATCACCCTCTCCGCCGCCGACGCCTCCACCCACCTCGTGGAGAACCCGCACCTCACGAGCGCGCTGCACGGCTACCAGATGCTGATCACCCTGTTCCTGGTCGCCCTGCTGGGCGCGGTGTTCCTCAAGGGCTTCCTGGAGGCCATCGGCGTCGCGGTCGCCCTGGTCGGCATCTACCTCGCGCTCAACGTCGTGGTCGTGGCCGTCGGCATCTGGCACGTCGTCACCGCCGAGTACGTGGTCACCGACTGGGCCGACGCGCTGACCGCGGAGCACGGCAACGTCTTCGTCATGATCGGCGTCGCCCTGATCGTCTTCCCGAAACTCGCCCTCGGCCTGTCCGGGTTCGAGACCGGCGTCGCCGTCATGCCGCACGTCCGGGGCGACGCGAGCGACACCGAGGCCCGCCCCACGGGCCGGATCCGGGACGCCAAGAAGCTGCTGACGACCGCGGCCGTCATCATGAGCTGCTTCCTGATCGCCACCAGCTTCATCACCACCCTGCTGATCCCGGCGAACGAGTTCAAGCCGGGCGGCCAGGCCAACGGCCGCGCGCTCGCCTACCTGGCGCACCAGTACCTGGGCGGGGCCTTCGGCACGGTGTACGACGTCTCCACGATCGCCATCCTGTGGTTCGCCGGCGCCTCCGCGATGGCGGGCCTGCTCAACCTCATGCCCCGCTACCTCCCGCGCTACGGCATGGCCCCCCACTGGGCCCGCGCCGTGCGCCCGATGGTCATCGTCTTCACCCTGATCGCCTTCCT
Above is a genomic segment from Streptomyces collinus Tu 365 containing:
- a CDS encoding universal stress protein, producing MSRYDAWATPRVVVGVSGSLGSVTALRRATALARRLGAELWPVLAWEPPGGDPAAHHGPAADLLLDEWQRLAKQRLASVLDEIFGEDGPGVAMHAAIVRGTPGRALVATADREDDVLVVGAGRRGLQRAFSGRVTRHCLTHAVCPVLAVPPSPLESDLVSVHRRNTWHLRMDTRDL
- a CDS encoding APC family permease, with protein sequence MVTTEHPPSRLRAWMLEGLSDMGKHGGVTGPHAEPEPPHEGQRWWRVMCLTGVDYFSTLGYQPGIAALAAGLLSPIATIVLVVVTLAGALPVYRRVAEESPHGEGSIAMLERLLSFWKGKLFVLTLLGFAATDFLITITLSAADASTHLVENPHLTSALHGYQMLITLFLVALLGAVFLKGFLEAIGVAVALVGIYLALNVVVVAVGIWHVVTAEYVVTDWADALTAEHGNVFVMIGVALIVFPKLALGLSGFETGVAVMPHVRGDASDTEARPTGRIRDAKKLLTTAAVIMSCFLIATSFITTLLIPANEFKPGGQANGRALAYLAHQYLGGAFGTVYDVSTIAILWFAGASAMAGLLNLMPRYLPRYGMAPHWARAVRPMVIVFTLIAFLVTWIFDASVDKQGGAYATGVLVLISSAAIAVTIAARKARQRRWTVLFAVIAVVFLYTTVVNVLERPDGVKIGACFIAGIILVSLLSRLARAFELRVTSVTMDPMAERFVRDMASRKMRFIANEPDQRDKAEYRDKIEQIRTDNDMPEQDDFVFLEVTVTDPSEFEAGLSVRGEVMHGRYRVLSVESASVPNALAALLLHVRDLTGCTPHIYFEWTEGNPFANFLRFFLFGQGEVAPVTREVLREAEPDRDRRPRVHTG